attcaaaGAAACGTTAACGATCAAACAGATTGTATTTAGGATTAAATATTATTGTATAGTCCAGAATATTTCGTGCAACCGATGGCTCGGTAATCCATAATATTCAGGGACTCCTAATAATCTATAATAACGATTTTCTAGAATATCAATCTATATGATGTCTTCATTAGCAAGAACTCAATGGTTTAACTGGATgcatatatcaatatataatATGTAATACTGGTCTGCCAGGGTATTTGGTGCTTCGGTTCACCGaagaaattttaatttctcGTGCCTTTAACTTGCTTTGCGTTGATTTGATATGTGTGTTTGCTTGCCTAGATTGTTGAGTTAATCCTCCATTAATGTATTCGCCATTAGCTCCCAGATCAGTTCAtgtttcagcttcagcttctgctCAGCTCGACGATGACACGAGAGCACCTTGCCTCAGGGCACACCGAGCACAGAGCACCGCGCGCCGCGCACCTCATGCACGTTTTGCATTTAagtttttgtataatttgttCCGTAGCATGAGTGGAATAATCTGTGTGTAATTGCTCGGAGCGCGACTGGATGTGGagtggatgggatgggatgggatgtgtTTGGGAATGGCTGAGTGGAAGAGTAACTGTTTCCATTTTCCAACTGCCATTGAGTACACTGCCGCCATCACAtcacatcgcatcgcatcagattcacaggccaggccagaccaggcaTAATATGCATTGTAATTTATCTATTGTACGCCCACAATTAATGCCAACCACGTTGCATGTGTGCCACTGGCTGTGGCATCGGACAGTCTATGTTCATATCTCCAATGAATCCTCTCCTCTCCGACTATGACTCTGCCTCGCTACTACTAATTTCTCACACTTGCTCTGCTCTACTCTACTCCACTGCTCTCTGCCCAACACGCACATtccaaccaacaaccaacacaCACGAATGCTTTGTGCAGGCTTGAGCAAAACCTCGCTTATCGGCCTCACGGGGGGCGGTGCACGCAATGcgatcggcagcagcagcagcagcagctacatcCACAGCAGCGGCTCGACGAGCGCTGGCCCCGTCCAAGGCACGGGTGGtgttgccgctgcccctgGCAGTGGCAttaccactgccactggcgctggcactggctcCGGTTCTGGTGGCCAGGCACCGGCtccagctgcggctgcggcacCCACAACGCCAACATCGACATCGGGTCCGCCCTCggcgagcagcagcatcaactgTAAGTGTTGTGCGAAACATTTGTCGCTTCCGAAACAATCTAACACAGATGTTTTCCCCTACCTTTCTTTACCCCTCtctccttccctctctctctcaatctgTCCCTTTCTTTCTCTATCGCCCTCTGCACTGCCGCCTCTGCCGCCCCTGTTGCTCTGTTTTGCGTTGTAGCTCTGCCGCTGACATCGATGGGAGCTGGCGTTGAGCTGGCGGTGGCGCGGCCCAAGTGTAACAGCATTCTCCACGTATTCCACGAGTGGCTGTTCGAGGCAGCGCACATAGGTGGAGATACCTGGCGGCAGAACCGCAAGAGTAAGTGGAcccagcggcagctgctggaTGAGTTGCTGCTAGATATCTTAACCATTTTCCGTCTCGCACACAGAACAGGCATGCGAAGCCAGTAAGCGGCCATCGTCGATGATAATGGAGCACCGCAAGGGTTCAATATCGCTATCCCAGCCCAACTCTCTGAACGATCCGGCCTCGCTGCCACCCACGCTGACCATCGATAAGTACGAGTCGGGCAGGGCCGAGGCCATTGGTACACTTTGCAAGATATTCTGTGCGAAGAAAACCGGCGAAGAGATACTGCCGGTCTATTTGGCCCGCTTCTATATGGCCCTCCAGCAGTGCCTGAAGATCACCGAGTCGAAGGAGTGCGACGAGACGCTGGCCAGCATTCTGCTGCATTCGGGTGATCTCTTTCGCCTGGACCTGGATGGGATCAATGTCCTGCTGCCGGGCTTCATAGCTGCCCTAGAGATTGTGCTGCCCGACAAGGATCTGAAGCTGAAAACGCAGTCAATGGCATTCAACCGGACGGAGCTGCGGCGCTCGGCCATCAACATACTGCTGTCGATAATGGTGCTGCCCCTTCACTACCAGGCACTGCCCATTCGAGATCTGTCCAGTGAGACGAACGAGAAGTAGgtgaaatggcaaacaaaggAGTCCCATCCCTTTTATCCTTTTCTGTTCTTCTCTTTTAGGATGTTCACGTTCATCCAGCTCAAGTCGCGACTTATGAACATTCTGATGAACGCTCTGCAGGTGGAGACAGATGCCCAGAACACACACATGCTGCTGGGCGGCCTGCTGTTGTGCGTCCAGGACGCCGTCACCTTCGAGGAGACCGAtctgggcggcggcggctctgGCGCCACTCATCTGCACAACTCCGGCGGtgcccagcaccagcaccagcaccatgAGGCCAATCTCCTCAGCTCGGGTAAGGTTGCGGACTGAAGGGCATCTCGATCTGCATCTGGATCAGCAATTAACTCtggatttgatttttaaaattttttttatttaattgccaatttgttgtttttatttgtatttttttttgcatttttcgtGATCTTTTTGTGTTGATTTTTTGCCGCTGGCTGTGGTGACGAACATCACGAACAGGTTGCTCGGAGCGTTCCGCTTCGCTGGTCAGCACCGGCACGGCCAGCTTGGGGGCCCAAACGACGGCCACCATGGGAGCTGGCTCGGGCTCCATACGCGACACGGCCTCAGCCCACGATTATCCAAGTTTGACCATCTCCGATGACATGTCATTCGAGTTTGGCCAAGAGCTGGAGGGCGTGACCACATATGGTAAAGAgatttatattgttttttgtgttcgTTCGGTTCTGTGAAGTCAAGGGGATCCAATCTGATGTTAGTCAGGCTTTGTTCCTTGAAATACTcgtaatttttgttttatcgATCATCAAGTGCTCATCATATCTAcaatatctacatatgtacatatatgttacTCTGATGTTCACACTACATTTACTACAAATATTAAACCGAATCTTTCAGATAATGCCCATGCCTTGTTCGTGCGTGCCACGTATTTGGTCTGCCATCGGCTCATCTCGTCGTGGAAAACGGACTTAAATGTCTCACTGGCGGCCCTCGAGCTGTTGTCCGGCTTGGCCAGGCTCCACATACGGGAAACAGGTAGTGTGCTCCTCCTCTCTAATTAAGTGTGCATGATGGTTTTGGTGTACTCATTCCCTTGCAAAGGCATAATATTCTATCTGAGAAAAACTATATTTCCGTCCAACAACTATTCTCTCGGGCCAATCGGCAGACTGTAAGGATTATATATTGATATACATTGTTACTATTCCATTGTCAGGGCTATCCGATCCGCTAGGCCAGGGCTTACTTGTAATTAGGTTATTTATAGCATTGGATCTTGAATGAATTTGCAAGGGGATTCGAAGTCGCGGACCAGCCGTGGCTACTCTTCCTTTTCTGGTGTTAATGTCGTTGTTTTCTGTCgtcttttatttgttgtacCTTGGGTGTCGGATTATATCGTATGTGCGTACTCTTGTCTACCTCGTATCTTAACTGTAAAACCACCGCTCGCTACCCCGTACCCGCTACCCGCTAACCTGCTTTAACCCGAACCCCAACCTTAACCACCTTAACCCCTGACTGTGCCTGTGccaacttttgcttttgtgatTTCTATGCCGCAGCCAGGAAGTTTACAAATGGTAATTGATTGAAAAGCTAACAAACCTAACTAACGCCACtttttctgtctttctttctttctttcgttttttttcgaTGCGCCATCTAACCCTACCTACCCAATACCCAATACCCAAAACCCTATACCCAATACCCAAAACCCTTTACCCAATTCCATCTCGCAACCgaccgaaaccgaaaaactCATCCACAATCGATAATCGCAATTCgtttttttctatatatttcgTTTGTATCTCCTGCGGGACACCCAAACACCACAAAccaccacacacaaaaaacaatgtatataacattaaaaaaCACCTGAACCCACCTGAACCACACAACACCACATCACCCACACCCACCTTAGACACATTAGTGAAAATATACGAAGCTAGTCAGAATCTAACGATAATCTCCTCAGACGCTCTAGAGTGCAAGCGGGCCGTCAAGTGGATCTGTGACTACATATGTTATCAGTGCTCGAGGCCGCCGCCGGCCCACAGCAAGGATCTGCACAGCACGATTGTGGCTGCCTTCCAGTGCACCGCAGCATGGCTGATGCAGCATCCGTATCTGCTGCAGGATAAGGACTGCCTGCAGACAGTTCTGGAGGTGGTTGAGCTGGGCATATCTGGCaccaagagccagagcaaaaGCGGCGATATACCCAAGTTTAAGGATGAGAAGGAGCTGAAACCGGCCTCCATGAGGGTGCGAGACGCTGCCGAGAATCTGCTCACAATCATACTCGAACAGGTCGGCTATTTCCCAAGCGAGTGCGGCCCCGAGTCCATATCCTCCCTGCTCGATGAGCTGGCACTGATGAAGCACTGCAACTCGATGgtgccggcggcggcggccagcaCCGAGCAGGCAATTGCCAAGTTCAAGTATTTTGTGACGGAGAACTCGACCATATTGGCCCTGCTCGAGGAGCCGCTGGGCAACGATCAGGACCCGCAGCCAACAGTGACACGTAAGTGCTTACTCCTTCAAGTCCAAGCGGCATGAAATTACCCGAAGCAAGCCTCTTTATTCAAATTCTGTACATATCTATGTCCGTTTTGACAGTGCTGATACGTGGACCATTTGGACGACATGCCTGGACTATGCAGCTGCGTCATCTTCCACGCAGTAAGTCGGGCATCAAGTACCACGCCGTCAATCCTGGTCGGCCCATTCCTATGAACGATAATAGCCAGAGACCCGAGTGCGAGCAGAAGAACTTCCCCGACGGCGTTGACAAGGTGCAGCCCTGCGTGGCCGACTATTCCATACCCACTATCGAGCAGATTCGCGAGCAGTATGGATCCGCGAGCATCAGGGAGCTGGAATTGATCCTCGAGAACCAGAGCATCCACGAGAAGCTGGCCTGGGCGGAGGCCGACAACAGTGTGGACAGTCTGTCGCATTCGCAAGAGTGCGTGCCGCCGTTGGTGTGCCAAGAGTTCCATGCCGCACGGCTTTTCCTATCTCATTTTGGATTCCTCACATTCGAGACGCGCAATCCACACAATCCAGCGGAGTCGCTGGGAACACCGCCTCAGCGGCCCCTCATTGTGCTGGACACCAAGTCGACAGCATTTGCCGCCGATCTGGACAGGCTGGATAAGCTCAGTGCTCGCACCCATGATACCGTCTATGTGTTCTATGTAAAGGTGGGAGACAATCTAAATTTCCATTAATTAATGACCGTTTAAACGATTTATTTCATTGGTAATATTCAGACGGGTCAGACAAGTGCCCAGCAAATAATTGGCAATATGGTGGAGGAGCCCTCCCTAACCTACGATCCGCACTTTGCCGGCATGCTGCAAACCCTTGGCTGGCCGGTGCTGGTGGCCGATCACTCTGGCTGGACGGGCTTTGCCCACAACTCCTGGTCGCTGAAGGGAACGCCAgaggagcagcatcagcagcatcagctgcagcagcagctgcagcttaaATCCAATGTACCCAGCGAGCTCAATTATAATGGATCGCAGCGTGTGCTCTACTGGGCGGATGTCTCGTCGGAGATTGCTTTCGTTGTGCCGACCACTTGGAATCTGCGCTACAACAGCGACATCAGCGATGGCGCCAGCATAGCCAACAgtgatcagatcggatcaagCAATGTGTGGGCACGTTGTGAGTCGGATACGGGAACTGGTCCAGCCAAGTCCAAGCCGCGGAATCTCAGCTTAGAATTGGAAACGGCCACCGGCACCGGTACCGGTACCGGTCGCACGCAAAAGGAGCCTGTGCCGCCAACGCGACGCAAAGGGAACGTAACCAAGCCGACGCTGCTCGCTCAGGCGCCTGCCAAGATCTTCCTGGTGTGGCTGGAGAGCTACGAGGACTATCTGAACTTCCCGCTCGAGGATCTTCTTGCCTACACCCGCACCGGCGAGGAGCTGCACTCGCTCCAGCAACCCAGGGCCGCCGACTGTCATGTGATCTTCGTGCACTCGCTTCTGTCGGGACTATTAAGGGTCAAACTGCAGGGTCCACCCGGTCGCATGAGCTTTGCCACGCCCCTAGTCGATGGCATGGTGCTGAGTCGGCGCGTCGTTGGCAATCTGGTACGTCAGACGGCCCTAAACATATCCCGACGACGGCGACTGGACAATGATAAGTAAGATTGAGTGACAATGTcttgaaatgcaattaaatgaatCGAATTATAACTGTCTGTTGCAGCTACCAACCGCCGCATGTGCGACGGCGATTGAAGGTGCAGGACATTGTCCAGAAGTACAAAATGGACTTGAGCGAGGCCGAGCTGTTGGCCCATCTGTTCCAGCGTGCAATTTAGCCGGCATTAACATCACAAGTATTTACTAACCTAGGATTAACACCACCACCAAAATGGCTTGTCCATGCCTGTATTATCGTGTGCTTAACTAAAACCTACCAACCAGCTAAAGGCAATCGGTATGGGACTCACTGCGAGAGTCCGAGCATTTATGGACGGACTCTTGTAGATATTCTAATGTGTATTACTACTTTTTTTTACTAATAAATCGAATTATTGTACTtttgaaaagtatttaaaactAGTACAGATCTATTTGAAACGATCAACAGATCATAATCATTCGCGCAACCATTCATGTCTTGGGCAACCTTTTTTCATCTGTGAAGAGGAAACAAAATAAGTGGGTCAAACATCCGAAATCAATTTGGCCCACGGCTGTGTGACACACAGATGAGAAGATCGCATCGTAAGCGAAGtgaaagtaaaacaaaaacgaaacatttGGATGTGAATGGTATGTACAGACGTTTGAAGATGTATGATGCATGTAAATCGTTTTATAAATCAATAGAATCGTTATACTTACGCACTAAAATGATGAGTAATGGTTTTAATAGGAATGAAATGAATGTGTGACATCCTTAAGTTATGTCGGAGACCAATAAGGGCCATGTATAGTATGTAGATTTCTGAGTGAGTGATCCTATCAAATGGATGTCAATTAGTGGTGCTTCTTGCCTTCACAAAGTAAGTACTTCAAGCTGAACCTACACGTGTTTGTTTGGAAGGTCGTGAGGCATCTCACGGTGCCATTTCACAGTCGTAGACCTGCGTGGAAACTTCCCCTCTTTGGAATTGGGCTCGGTATTGAACACACAGTTGGGACCACAGTTTGTAACGCCTTCGCCGGTTAATCAATTCAAACtgttgctggggctggggctggggctgagggcCATCATTGACCAATGAAAGTCGTGATATAATGATATAAGAAATCATTTGAATTGTGGGGAGGGGAGCCCCCACAACAAGTTACAGatcttccttttgttttgcatttcgttgatttttcgtatttatttattaacaaataatttaatttaacaatGAAGAGGCCCATTGGGCCATGggagttttctttttatgattgtttttgtttttctactAGCctatgaaaaaaaatataatagataGTTGATAGAAAAAAATAACTAATTTGGTCTAGCTAACTAAGCCGGTAGAGAGAGGCAGCTACCAGGCAGAAGGGGGGCCACCGCTGCTCCAGCCGCTGCTGGCAACGGAGCCACCACTGCTCCAGCCACTGCTGGGAGCAGAACCACCGCTGCTCCAGCCGCCACCCCCATGGGAGGAACCACCATTGCTCCAGCCACTAGCAGCTGCACCAGACTGaacctgttgctgctgattgtCCTGGACACGCATCACCTTCAGAGTCCCGCGCTGCACAACGTGGCCGCTCTTGAAGAAGGCGCCCTGGGCCTGATCGGCCTTCATGATGATGGCATTGCCCTTGCTGCCGAAAGCATTGATCAGCTGCCCGTTAATGGCACCCAAATCGGctgagccgccgccgccactaCCGAAGGCGTCCTCTTGCAACACCAGCTGGAGAATCTGTGGCAGGATGGCATTAAACTGCTGCACATcgtaggaggaggagccgcCATAGCCATGTCCAGAAGCGTAGGACTGTCCATAGGAGTGGGACGAGTGACCCTGGCCATAGGAGtagccactgccgccgccgccgccgcttaCTGCATGGTAGGCAACTGGAGATGAGACTGGGATTGGAGCCGGGGCTTGCTCGATAACTTTAAAGATCTGTTCCTGCTGACCGCCGTAGGagccgtggctgtggccgtgaCCATGGCCGCTGGCATAGCCATGTCCATAGCTGTGTCCACTAGCCGCGATGCCGCCAGCTGATCCGCCAGCATTGCTGTAGCCTTGGCCCTCTTGCAGAATGACCTTGATGATCTGGGCTgagcctccgcctccgccacctCCTCCATGGGAATAGCCATGGCTATGAGCATATCCATgtccgccaccaccaccaccgccgccgccaccacctccGCCGCCATGACCTCCTCCTGAGCTGGGCGTGGCAATGACATTGTATGTGGTCTTACTtcctccaccgccaccgccgcctcctcctccgccaccgcctAGTAACGACAGGAAGGTGGCATTGCAGGCACAGACCGTGGCCAAGAGACAGATAAAGACCTAACCGTCAGATAGAGTAACCGTTCCGTTTAGTATATATCCGTTTAGTTCGTTATCCAAATTCCGGCTAGTGATCCACTCACCTTCATGTTAGCTAAACCGTTGACTCCGTCCGAGATTCTCTATTTGTGTGTGCGGGGTGTGGAAGGAACACCTGTGCGCGTCGGGCTGTTCCCGGGAAGTGAATGATGCCAGCTTCGAGCTTCCCGAAGCTTTTATACATAGATCGGATATGGGCTTCCCATTGCCCACATTGCCCACTCCCGTTAGAGTCGACGCAACCCGCGAgagacggcgatggcgatggcgacggcgacggcgatggaGAGATGTGTGACGTCAGCTGCCGTCGtaggctgctctgctgctcttgcAACTCACATGAGATTTTTGAGCACACGCACGCATCTGAATGGGAGGCCCTCCTCCATTCATACAGGGTGTTGTGTTCGCTCTCGTTTACTCAATGAAAGCTGTAAGCTTTCTGCACTGGTGCACACCACTCTGTGCACACCAACGAGAGGTTAATAATAACATTGCTTGTCGATAAGACACCCTTTACCAGTGCCGTCGTCTTCATCTATTTCTTCAATGGCCAAATAATATGCAACACTAACAACGCCGGCGgacaagcaaacaaataacaaaaactaCAAGAAGATAACACCAGCATAGGGTGACCGATCGGAGGGCTGGCTTCGTGGGTCAAGCAGGGCAAAGGCGGCCCCCCATAGCATATCCCAATATCAAGCCGACGCGACGtcgacggtgacggtgacgacGACGGTGGCGGAGACCGCAACCGCGACTGACCGGCTCTTTGCATACGATTATCGATTTGGGCGCTTCGTTGGCTCTGGTAGGCTAACGACCATCAagtcggatcggatcggatcggatcttCATCTGCCTCTTGGGTCGCTCGGATTGCAACAGCTCTTCGTATGCTTaggcatacatacatttgtgtCGATTGGCCCAATCTCTAGCGCTCTCTGGGAAACAAACGAATTGGCACCGGACCGGAGTCGAGTCGTCAGCCGGATTATTATATCATGCAAcataatttgaaatttgttaattttgtgtgcatttttgtataaattatttaatgcGCGTTGTTGCGCATGTTACCCCGACTCCAgacccagaccagaccagaccttGTCATGCCCTCAGACCCAGTAGTCTCTTTGGCTCTTCTCCTCGATTTGCTGATGACCCGTTACCTGGTCGTTTTTCATGGCGGGTTCGAGTTCGGGTTCGGTTTCAGCTTCATCTGAAGACCATCAAAGGCAGCAATAACAGCACACAACTTTTAAAGCGATCGGCATTTTAGCACCTTGTTGTTTCTGCG
The sequence above is a segment of the Drosophila pseudoobscura strain MV-25-SWS-2005 chromosome X, UCI_Dpse_MV25, whole genome shotgun sequence genome. Coding sequences within it:
- the LOC6903642 gene encoding ral GTPase-activating protein subunit beta isoform X15, coding for MYSEWASLSAQITANSCGAQCFSVLNKFPASAGREVVVSVVKQLGTNLGITQNAEPSHLVKDEEVKWCMDVICFGLSLPLQEHETIKDCVNVYCEWLTALHPQPRISVPKPICEDANLYARQIINHFHNLFVPRQGESADTIKRQAVLCHRVLRTLQQTAQISQQMDRQTWDTLLLFLLAINEILLAPPTVKDDVGDQLCERVLSVLFEVWLLACVRSFPSPSMWKTLQESCSMWRHRVALVDQWNRVNLALTSRLLEFSYGPAFPQLKNADEDGQLIPLGMSNDCVAQTWYRFLRMIGNPTALCSPHIISKSSHFVQWALTHEKGAETHQHPCLQMLPQIFLNAMKGISSQVDAFLGVYQPPPHQTDSVVTNLMEIRHSLNEATSSTLQQFIHSSSASNISANSQQQGSAAQQLQLQLQHQHMHHHHHLHYPHLHLHGAGSFLRDNFMSNSASSALNAIMGHHSHHQQHQQHHQQQQLSLSQSGASPTSTAALVASNLGHSMGASAVGSTSAGGSHSAGVVGSISFSTTEASLPSTGVSSTPTPPLQRRLAKSFSVAPTITQQKGLSKTSLIGLTGGGARNAIGSSSSSSYIHSSGSTSAGPVQGTGGVAAAPGSGITTATGAGTGSGSGGQAPAPAAAAAPTTPTSTSGPPSASSSINSLPLTSMGAGVELAVARPKCNSILHVFHEWLFEAAHIGGDTWRQNRKKQACEASKRPSSMIMEHRKGSISLSQPNSLNDPASLPPTLTIDKYESGRAEAIGTLCKIFCAKKTGEEILPVYLARFYMALQQCLKITESKECDETLASILLHSGDLFRLDLDGINVLLPGFIAALEIVLPDKDLKLKTQSMAFNRTELRRSAINILLSIMVLPLHYQALPIRDLSSETNEKMFTFIQLKSRLMNILMNALQVETDAQNTHMLLGGLLLCVQDAVTFEETDLGGGGSGATHLHNSGGAQHQHQHHEANLLSSGCSERSASLVSTGTASLGAQTTATMGAGSGSIRDTASAHDYPSLTISDDMSFEFGQELEGVTTYDNAHALFVRATYLVCHRLISSWKTDLNVSLAALELLSGLARLHIRETDALECKRAVKWICDYICYQCSRPPPAHSKDLHSTIVAAFQCTAAWLMQHPYLLQDKDCLQTVLEVVELGISGTKSQSKSGDIPKFKDEKELKPASMRVRDAAENLLTIILEQVGYFPSECGPESISSLLDELALMKHCNSMVPAAAASTEQAIAKFKYFVTENSTILALLEEPLGNDQDPQPTVTLLIRGPFGRHAWTMQLRHLPRSKSGIKYHAVNPGRPIPMNDNSQRPECEQKNFPDGVDKVQPCVADYSIPTIEQIREQYGSASIRELELILENQSIHEKLAWAEADNSVDSLSHSQECVPPLVCQEFHAARLFLSHFGFLTFETRNPHNPAESLGTPPQRPLIVLDTKSTAFAADLDRLDKLSARTHDTVYVFYVKTGQTSAQQIIGNMVEEPSLTYDPHFAGMLQTLGWPVLVADHSGWTGFAHNSWSLKGTPEEQHQQHQLQQQLQLKSNVPSELNYNGSQRVLYWADVSSEIAFVVPTTWNLRYNSDISDGASIANSDQIGSSNVWARCESDTGTGPAKSKPRNLSLELETATGTGTGTGRTQKEPVPPTRRKGNVTKPTLLAQAPAKIFLVWLESYEDYLNFPLEDLLAYTRTGEELHSLQQPRAADCHVIFVHSLLSGLLRVKLQGPPGRMSFATPLVDGMVLSRRVVGNLVRQTALNISRRRRLDNDNYQPPHVRRRLKVQDIVQKYKMDLSEAELLAHLFQRAI
- the LOC6903642 gene encoding ral GTPase-activating protein subunit beta isoform X8 — its product is MYSEWASLSAQITANSCGAQCFSVLNKFPASAGREVVVSVVKQLGTNLGITQNAEPSHLVKDEEVKWCMDVICFGLSLPLQEHETIKDCVNVYCEWLTALHPQPRISVPKPICEDANLYARQIINHFHNLFVPRQGEILPFLYQTTLGADTIKRQAVLCHRVLRTLQQTAQISQQMDRQTWDTLLLFLLAINEILLAPPTVKDDVGDQLCERVLSVLFEVWLLACVRSFPSPSMWKTLQESCSMWRHRVALVDQWNRVNLALTSRLLEFSYGPAFPQLKNADEDGQLIPLGMSNDCVAQTWYRFLRMIGNPTALCSPHIISKSSHFVQWALTHEKGAETHQHPCLQMLPQIFLNAMKGISSQVDAFLGVYQPPPHQTDSVVTNLMEIRHSLNEATSSTLQQFIHSSSASNISANSQQQGSAAQQLQLQLQHQHMHHHHHLHYPHLHLHGAGSFLRDNFMSNSASSALNAIMGHHSHHQQHQQHHQQQQLSLSQSGASPTSTAALVASNLGHSMGASAVGSTSAGGSHSAGVVGSISFSTTEASLPSTGVSSTPTPPLQRRLAKSFSVAPTITQQKALPLTSMGAGVELAVARPKCNSILHVFHEWLFEAAHIGGDTWRQNRKKQACEASKRPSSMIMEHRKGSISLSQPNSLNDPASLPPTLTIDKYESGRAEAIGTLCKIFCAKKTGEEILPVYLARFYMALQQCLKITESKECDETLASILLHSGDLFRLDLDGINVLLPGFIAALEIVLPDKDLKLKTQSMAFNRTELRRSAINILLSIMVLPLHYQALPIRDLSSETNEKMFTFIQLKSRLMNILMNALQVETDAQNTHMLLGGLLLCVQDAVTFEETDLGGGGSGATHLHNSGGAQHQHQHHEANLLSSGCSERSASLVSTGTASLGAQTTATMGAGSGSIRDTASAHDYPSLTISDDMSFEFGQELEGVTTYDNAHALFVRATYLVCHRLISSWKTDLNVSLAALELLSGLARLHIRETDTLVKIYEASQNLTIISSDALECKRAVKWICDYICYQCSRPPPAHSKDLHSTIVAAFQCTAAWLMQHPYLLQDKDCLQTVLEVVELGISGTKSQSKSGDIPKFKDEKELKPASMRVRDAAENLLTIILEQVGYFPSECGPESISSLLDELALMKHCNSMVPAAAASTEQAIAKFKYFVTENSTILALLEEPLGNDQDPQPTVTLLIRGPFGRHAWTMQLRHLPRSKSGIKYHAVNPGRPIPMNDNSQRPECEQKNFPDGVDKVQPCVADYSIPTIEQIREQYGSASIRELELILENQSIHEKLAWAEADNSVDSLSHSQECVPPLVCQEFHAARLFLSHFGFLTFETRNPHNPAESLGTPPQRPLIVLDTKSTAFAADLDRLDKLSARTHDTVYVFYVKTGQTSAQQIIGNMVEEPSLTYDPHFAGMLQTLGWPVLVADHSGWTGFAHNSWSLKGTPEEQHQQHQLQQQLQLKSNVPSELNYNGSQRVLYWADVSSEIAFVVPTTWNLRYNSDISDGASIANSDQIGSSNVWARCESDTGTGPAKSKPRNLSLELETATGTGTGTGRTQKEPVPPTRRKGNVTKPTLLAQAPAKIFLVWLESYEDYLNFPLEDLLAYTRTGEELHSLQQPRAADCHVIFVHSLLSGLLRVKLQGPPGRMSFATPLVDGMVLSRRVVGNLVRQTALNISRRRRLDNDNYQPPHVRRRLKVQDIVQKYKMDLSEAELLAHLFQRAI
- the LOC6903642 gene encoding ral GTPase-activating protein subunit beta isoform X13, translated to MYSEWASLSAQITANSCGAQCFSVLNKFPASAGREVVVSVVKQLGTNLGITQNAEPSHLVKDEEVKWCMDVICFGLSLPLQEHETIKDCVNVYCEWLTALHPQPRISVPKPICEDANLYARQIINHFHNLFVPRQGESADTIKRQAVLCHRVLRTLQQTAQISQQMDRQTWDTLLLFLLAINEILLAPPTVKDDVGDQLCERVLSVLFEVWLLACVRSFPSPSMWKTLQESCSMWRHRVALVDQWNRVNLALTSRLLEFSYGPAFPQLKNADEDGQLIPLGMSNDCVAQTWYRFLRMIGNPTALCSPHIISKSSHFVQWALTHEKGAETHQHPCLQMLPQIFLNAMKGISSQVDAFLALPLTSMGAGVELAVARPKCNSILHVFHEWLFEAAHIGGDTWRQNRKKQACEASKRPSSMIMEHRKGSISLSQPNSLNDPASLPPTLTIDKYESGRAEAIGTLCKIFCAKKTGEEILPVYLARFYMALQQCLKITESKECDETLASILLHSGDLFRLDLDGINVLLPGFIAALEIVLPDKDLKLKTQSMAFNRTELRRSAINILLSIMVLPLHYQALPIRDLSSETNEKMFTFIQLKSRLMNILMNALQVETDAQNTHMLLGGLLLCVQDAVTFEETDLGGGGSGATHLHNSGGAQHQHQHHEANLLSSGCSERSASLVSTGTASLGAQTTATMGAGSGSIRDTASAHDYPSLTISDDMSFEFGQELEGVTTYDNAHALFVRATYLVCHRLISSWKTDLNVSLAALELLSGLARLHIRETDALECKRAVKWICDYICYQCSRPPPAHSKDLHSTIVAAFQCTAAWLMQHPYLLQDKDCLQTVLEVVELGISGTKSQSKSGDIPKFKDEKELKPASMRVRDAAENLLTIILEQVGYFPSECGPESISSLLDELALMKHCNSMVPAAAASTEQAIAKFKYFVTENSTILALLEEPLGNDQDPQPTVTLLIRGPFGRHAWTMQLRHLPRSKSGIKYHAVNPGRPIPMNDNSQRPECEQKNFPDGVDKVQPCVADYSIPTIEQIREQYGSASIRELELILENQSIHEKLAWAEADNSVDSLSHSQECVPPLVCQEFHAARLFLSHFGFLTFETRNPHNPAESLGTPPQRPLIVLDTKSTAFAADLDRLDKLSARTHDTVYVFYVKTGQTSAQQIIGNMVEEPSLTYDPHFAGMLQTLGWPVLVADHSGWTGFAHNSWSLKGTPEEQHQQHQLQQQLQLKSNVPSELNYNGSQRVLYWADVSSEIAFVVPTTWNLRYNSDISDGASIANSDQIGSSNVWARCESDTGTGPAKSKPRNLSLELETATGTGTGTGRTQKEPVPPTRRKGNVTKPTLLAQAPAKIFLVWLESYEDYLNFPLEDLLAYTRTGEELHSLQQPRAADCHVIFVHSLLSGLLRVKLQGPPGRMSFATPLVDGMVLSRRVVGNLVRQTALNISRRRRLDNDNYQPPHVRRRLKVQDIVQKYKMDLSEAELLAHLFQRAI